Within Lolium rigidum isolate FL_2022 chromosome 5, APGP_CSIRO_Lrig_0.1, whole genome shotgun sequence, the genomic segment caggtacagctgaattgacaactcatctgttaaagcttataaatattctttggctccccttgtgtagaatcaataaatttgggttttacttccctcgaagactgttgcgatcccctatacttgtgggtcatcacggggGCAATCCAATGCctccgtagggacctgcaggtAATGGTCGTCCCGACCGACTTGCAGCCTCGAAgcacggtgcacgagagctcacctctaCCGGCAACGATGAGGCTGATGACGGCGAGAGGACCacaacgtcggcggcggcggcctccgatGTTGTACCGAGGCCGCGAAAGAACATGCCAAAGCGCCGGGCCACGTCCTATGTTGCCGCACCGCTTGTCAGCGTCTCGACATCGATGGCCGACATCGACAGCAGTCGCAAATTGCCGGTcgtggggtggcggcggagcggggggAAGTTGTCTGCGAGGTGGTTGTGTTTTGGggggcagacaggcgggccaggggaggACAAGAGAGGATGCAAGAGGCCAGCACTCAGTATCCGCGACCACGCAAACTTGGCTCGGATTTGGGTCggctttgggtcgtcccggacgcggcGGCCATCCATTTTTATGATGCGTCCATGCTAGGCCGTGTTTTTGTCTAGTTCAAACCATCTAGACGCGCGAACgtaggatgggtcgccccgttgaagATGACCTAAGGGGCAGCTACCTAAAGCATGTTAGAGGAGGCCTTTACCGCTGACATATTGTGTGCCCTCTTAGTAGTCGAAAGTCATTGACAAGCTCATCATGACAGACGACTAGCCTAGGGGCGGAGCTAGGTCTGGTTGTGTTGTAGCACCGGCCTAGCAGCTGCAAGCAAACAAGTATTCATCAAATTTCAAGTCTATGATATGAATGTCGTAGGTAACTAGCACCACTAACCTAGTTTTAGCACCAGCCATGGGTTGTTTCCGGCTCCGCCCCTGGACTAGTCCATCAGGGGTTTAAGGACCCATCAGCAACAATGAATTCTTTACTAGTGATCCCTGAAGGCTTTTAAGTGCCACCCTAATGCGAACGCGGGGATTATGTGTGTTCGTGTTTAAAGATAACCTAAGATAATAGCTTAGATCGTACCGAGCTAAGATCCTAGGGTTAAATATTCTCATGCGGGGATGGCCTGAGAATGTGTTGTGCCAGCCACGGCTTACGCATTAAAAAGGTATCTAAAGTTCCAAAAAAACTTTTCGGCCCGGTGCCAAGTCTTGGGCCCAACAAAGGTAAGCCCCGAAGTATCATTTTTTGGATTTTGTGATACGTTTTCAAATGATAATTTTAATTCATGTACTCCGTAAAAAAAAGTGACTTTTCTTGTTCAAAATATGAAGTAAGTTTTATGTATAATCTTATCTAGAATATTTTATAAAAAAATGTGTTCAAACATATTAAACATGTACATCAAACAAAATATTCatagaagaaatatatatatattgttcAGGAATATTTAAGACATATTTTTTATTTAGTAAATGGAAAACGTTGGTTGTTAATTTTCTATACACTGTTTGAGAAAAAAATTCATGTGTATTTATTAATATGTTCATGCTACTCGTGATAAATATTCTCTTTGAATCAAAAAACATTTTCATGCCATTCGTCAAAACATTTGTCATATTAATTCATCTAAATGTGAAATTTGTTTACATCAGTAGGGGTCTCTATTTGGGGAAGACTTATAAACAAACAATTGTGGGCACCATTGTTCTATGACCCCTGTTTTGGGGTGTGTTGTAATATCGGTTTCGGTAAGATTTTCTCGGAATAACTCAGCGTTTATATTCTTATTATAATAGATTGAATCATTTGGAATCTTGTCGAAAGACAGACCAACAACTTCTCCAAAAGTGTACGTATGATACATATAATTTTCAagtaaagaaaaagaggaaaaaatgAACCGTATGCTTGCTGTTTCCAGCtgaatttccgaaagaaaacagtcTGAACCACTCAAGAAGAACGGAGGCTCCATCTGAATGGGTCCCATGGCACGGTAAGACTAATTAAGTGGGAGAAGTACCCAGCTAGATTAGCTGAATTTGTGTTCTAGACTCCTTGTTGTGCCAACAAACACGTGTATATCCAGGTGAAAACCGAATTCCCACTTGTTGGTGAAATACAATGACAATAAGTTTACAGCCGAAATACTTCCGCAGTTTGAACATCTAGGTACACGCACTGAGATACAAGCATCACATCAGCACTCGCCATATTCCTTGGCCAATCGTTCAGCTTCACCATTTCCAGAAGACGTTGGATCCGCACTTGAACTTCTCCTTTCCCTCGCACTCGATCTCGAGGTCATCGGAGATGAACGGGACTTTCTGCAACCACACAAGACATGATCAGAAATCAGAATCCGCCGGGCGATCGATCAAGAATTTTGACGATGGTCTGATCTGAAATATGATTTACCTTCTGCTTGGCGAGGTCCTGGCAGCCGGTGAAGTTGTAGGGGAACTTGCAGCTGCCGAACTGCACGGTGTAGGCGCGTGCGAAGTTGGCACCGCTGGTGGCCGCCCTCTTCTTGTCGTTCAGCTCCTGATCACACGCCAAATATCAAAAGGTTAGTGAATCTCCGGTGAGAAATGACCTTCATTTTGCCAAGAAACGGACGATCGACGACAGGGAGGAAAGAGAACACACACCTTGTTGATCTTGCTCTTCTCGAGGTACTCGTCGAAGACGCTGGCATTTGCGGAGCCGGTGGCAGCCGTGACGGCGAAGACGGCCGCTAGGCCGAGAAGCGCCGACCGCCGGTCCTTGGCCGGGGCGACCTGCACGCGCTTTGCCGCCGCGGGCGAGGCGTTGGCAGACTGCGGCACCGCTGCGGCGGGCTTGAGGCCGACCACACTGGAGTTCACACCTGCCATGGTCCTGTTGAGGTTCCTTGATTAATTCGGTGTGTGTGGAGTGTGTTTGATTGGCATCAAGGTGAGGGGGTGCTGTGATGGTTTTGTTTTTGATCGTGGGAAGGGAACGTTGTGGAGGGAAAATGGGGTTGTGGTGGGCGTGTGGATAGGGTGAGGCTTGCTCCGATCCCATTGGTTGGCCTTGGCGCCACGATGGATTCACTTATCCATATGCCGTGGGTCCCATGTAGCACGTGGCAGGATCTGCTTGGCCTTGCGGATCTTGAGGTGGACATTCTTTGCCTATGTAGCATGGTGATTGTAGCAGTCTTTTCTTGGGTCACAATAGGCATGGTGTATACAAGAGTGTGCCCTTTGTCCCTCTCGTGTAAAAAAACGCGAACACAtacactcacaccacacaccactCGTACAACACAAACCAGACACCAGAGTCATGAAACTTGAAGATTACAATGTCACGAGATGTGTCTATATATCGATGAGAACGTCGTCTCTCACTGAAAGAAATAATATGTACTAACAAGAAACTTAGGGTTTGATATTTGTTGAGTTGGATTGATACTTTAAAAAGAAATCATTCGCGTCCTCATGATAATAATAATATCATCGTCGTCCATTCAATAGAATCATTCTTGAAATATTTGATCCCCTGTGTTATTCTGCATGCATTCAATGATATAGCATCTAATGAGTGACAAGAATGTTGAAACTTCATGGGTACATACAACAATAGCAAAAAACGTTAACAAATTTCTTGCACGCCAACATCCCACCCATATAATGCACCACAATAGAAAAAATGATCATACTTTGTTTATTTTCTGTtgataacaaaataaagagaagtcaacaaaaaaatcatatttatacATCAAGTAAATTGTGCATACATCGGGGAGGAGAAATCACTCGAAGTAGTACTAGCAAAGCGACCAACAACCTAATGACAGAAACAAACAAGTTGTCTATCATATAATGAGGAAGATCGAGACCTAAATGCACATCCTAACAAGAGTGAATCACACAAGATGCTCTATGGGGGAACCTACTAAGTGATTTT encodes:
- the LOC124652087 gene encoding photosystem I reaction center subunit N, chloroplastic-like is translated as MAGVNSSVVGLKPAAAVPQSANASPAAAKRVQVAPAKDRRSALLGLAAVFAVTAATGSANASVFDEYLEKSKINKELNDKKRAATSGANFARAYTVQFGSCKFPYNFTGCQDLAKQKKVPFISDDLEIECEGKEKFKCGSNVFWKW